The Euphorbia lathyris chromosome 2, ddEupLath1.1, whole genome shotgun sequence genome includes a window with the following:
- the LOC136220904 gene encoding glyoxylate/hydroxypyruvate reductase HPR3-like, whose product MEEAQQPQEQLQPEVLIFREPPFFTIIGEKAFTSTKFRFLKAYDSPIPLHQFLSTRAHSVRAILSTAAAPVTADLLQLLPSVRFIVTTSAGLNQIDIPECRRRGIAVANTGNVYSADVADLAVGLLIDVWRSVSASNRYVRRGLWLTEGDYPHGVKLRGKRVGIVGLGNIGHEVAKRLEAFGCCISYTSRKTKPHVSNPFYQNVTELAANCDALIICCGLTDKTRHMINKEVLSALGKKGVVVNIGRGEIIDEKELVKCLVSGEIAGAGLDVFENEPNVPHELLKLDNVVLSPHCAVFTPESLKDVSELIVGNLEAFFEGSALLSEYLDD is encoded by the exons ATGGAAGAAGCTCAACAACCTCAAGAACAGCTTCAACCAGAAGTACTGATTTTCCGAGAACCACCGTTTTTTACCATAATCGGCGAAAAAGCTTTTACTTCTACCAAATTTCGGTTTCTAAAAGCGTACGATTCTCCGATCCCTCTCCATCAATTCTTATCCACTCGTGCGCACTCTGTACGAGCTATTCTCTCTACCGCAGCTGCTCCTGTCACCGCCGATCTCCTCCAGTTACTTCCATCTGTTCGATTCATCGTCACTACTAGCGCCGGCCTCAACCAAATCGACATCCCTGAATGTCGCCGCCGTGGAATCGCCGTCGCCAATACTGGTAACGTGTATTCCGCTGACGTAGCAGATCTGGCCGTTGGTTTGTTGATCGATGTTTGGAGGAGTGTTTCGGCTAGCAATCGGTATGTCCGGCGAGGGCTTTGGCTTACAGAAGGGGATTATCCTCATGGCGTTAAG CTGAGAGGCAAGCGCGTTGGAATTGTGGGATTAGGAAATATTGGGCATGAAGTTGCCAAAAGACTTGAGGCTTTTGGTTGCTGCATCTCCTACACCTCCAGGAAAACAAAACCTCATGTTTCAAACCCTTTTTATCAGAATGTAACTGAACTTGCAGCCAACTGCGACGCCCTCATCATCTGCTGCGGATTGACTGACAAAACCCGGCACATGATCAACAAGGAAGTGTTATCAGCACTGGGGAAGAAAGGAGTTGTAGTTAACATCGGGCGCGGGGAGATAATCGATGAGAAGGAACTGGTGAAGTGTTTGGTTTCAGGAGAGATTGCAGGTGCTGGGTTGGATGTGTTTGAGAATGAACCTAATGTTCCTCATGAGTTACTTAAATTGGACAATGTTGTGTTGTCTCCACATTGTGCTGTGTTTACACCTGAATCTTTGAAGGATGTAAGTGAACTTATTGTAGGAAATCTCGAAGCTTTCTTTGAGGGCAGTGCATTACTTTCAGAATACTTGGACGATTGA